In the genome of Pseudomonas sp. P5_109, one region contains:
- the flgJ gene encoding flagellar assembly peptidoglycan hydrolase FlgJ: protein MDMRKSGLVSSSDSGSYSDLNRLNQLKVGDKNSDGNMRKVAQEFESLFLGEMLKSMRSATEALGQDNPMNTPAAKQYQEMYDQQLAVSMSREGGGIGLADVLMRQMSKNKPMAPGEAAAASLAKQEAAKAAVQTPVAAGTVAINGPLSRVNGQRPLWASRSVHTSQEAGEGTHRNDMALINQRRLALPPKLADRLLAGLVPSATTAATTRLDKTALPEHTTSNGTGPLYNGDWLANAQQASAGGMQIYGRAMAQIPLAPPKKAFSSADQFVNTMLPMAKEAAARIGVDPRYLVAQAALETGWGKSVMRAQDGSSSHNLFGIKAGNSWQGSSARAITSEFRNGQMVKETAEFRSYDSYKDSFHDLVTLLQTNNRYQDVVKSADNPEQFVRELQKAGYATDPDYASKISQIAKQMTSYQNYAAAGVSTTPL, encoded by the coding sequence GTGGATATGCGCAAGAGCGGTCTGGTCAGCAGCAGCGATTCGGGCTCCTATTCGGATTTGAATCGTCTGAATCAGCTCAAGGTCGGCGACAAGAACAGCGACGGCAACATGCGCAAGGTGGCGCAGGAGTTCGAGTCGCTGTTCCTCGGGGAAATGCTCAAGTCGATGCGCTCGGCCACCGAAGCATTGGGCCAGGACAATCCGATGAACACGCCGGCGGCCAAGCAGTACCAGGAAATGTACGACCAGCAACTGGCTGTTTCCATGTCCCGCGAAGGTGGCGGTATTGGCCTGGCGGACGTGTTGATGCGCCAGATGTCGAAGAACAAGCCAATGGCCCCGGGTGAAGCCGCCGCAGCGTCGCTGGCCAAGCAAGAGGCCGCGAAAGCTGCCGTGCAAACGCCGGTGGCGGCGGGCACGGTGGCAATCAATGGCCCTCTGTCGCGGGTCAATGGCCAGCGTCCGTTGTGGGCTTCGCGATCGGTCCATACGTCGCAAGAGGCGGGCGAGGGTACCCATCGCAATGACATGGCGCTGATCAATCAGCGACGCCTGGCGTTGCCGCCGAAGCTGGCTGACCGGCTGTTGGCGGGGCTGGTGCCTTCGGCGACGACCGCTGCCACCACGAGGCTCGACAAGACCGCGTTGCCGGAGCACACCACGAGCAACGGTACGGGGCCGCTGTACAACGGCGACTGGCTGGCGAACGCGCAGCAGGCTTCCGCTGGCGGCATGCAGATTTACGGTCGCGCCATGGCGCAGATTCCTCTGGCACCACCGAAGAAAGCCTTCAGTTCCGCCGACCAGTTCGTCAACACCATGTTGCCGATGGCCAAGGAGGCCGCTGCCCGGATCGGTGTCGATCCACGTTATCTGGTAGCCCAGGCAGCCCTGGAAACCGGCTGGGGCAAGTCGGTCATGCGTGCCCAGGACGGTAGCAGCAGCCACAACCTGTTCGGCATCAAGGCCGGCAACAGCTGGCAGGGTAGTTCGGCGCGGGCGATCACCAGCGAATTCCGCAACGGGCAGATGGTCAAGGAGACGGCCGAGTTCCGTTCCTACGACTCCTACAAGGACAGTTTCCATGACCTTGTGACTTTGCTGCAGACCAATAATCGCTATCAAGATGTCGTGAAGTCGGCCGATAACCCAGAACAATTTGTACGCGAGTTGCAGAAGGCCGGTTACGCAACCGACCCGGACTACGCAAGCAAGATTTCGCAGATAGCCAAGCAGATGACGAGTTACCAGAACTACGCTGCGGCGGGCGTTTCCACCACGCCTTTATAG
- a CDS encoding flagellar basal body P-ring protein FlgI, translating to MVAALMLSAAFNAQAERLKDIASISGVRSNQLIGYGLVVGLNGTGDQTTQTPFTLQTFNNMLSQFGIKVPPGSGNVQLKNVAAVSISADLPAFAKPGQQVDITVSSIGNSKSLRGGTLLLTPLKGIDGNVYAVAQGNLVVGGFDAEGRDGSKITVNVPSAGRIPGGASVERAVPSGFNQGNSLTLNLNRSDFTTAKRIVDKINDMLGPGVAQAIDGGSVRVTAPLDPSQRVDYLSILENLEIDPGQAVAKVIINSRTGTIVIGQNVKVSPAAVTHGSLTVTITEDPIVSQPGPLSNGTTAVVPRSKVNAQQEAKPMFKFGPGTTLDEIVRAVNQVGAAPGDLMAILEALKQAGALQADLIVI from the coding sequence ATGGTGGCCGCCTTGATGCTGTCCGCCGCGTTCAACGCGCAGGCCGAACGCCTGAAGGATATCGCCAGCATTTCCGGCGTGCGTTCCAACCAGTTGATCGGTTATGGCCTGGTGGTCGGGCTCAACGGCACCGGCGACCAGACGACGCAAACCCCGTTCACTCTGCAGACCTTCAACAATATGCTCTCGCAGTTCGGCATCAAGGTGCCGCCGGGCTCGGGCAACGTGCAGCTGAAGAACGTCGCGGCGGTGTCGATCAGTGCCGATTTGCCGGCGTTCGCCAAGCCGGGTCAACAGGTCGACATCACCGTTTCGTCCATCGGTAACTCCAAGAGCTTGCGCGGCGGCACCTTGCTGCTGACGCCACTCAAAGGTATCGACGGCAACGTCTACGCGGTGGCCCAGGGCAACCTGGTGGTCGGCGGTTTCGATGCGGAAGGTCGCGACGGCTCGAAGATTACCGTCAACGTTCCGTCAGCCGGTCGCATCCCCGGTGGTGCATCGGTAGAGCGCGCGGTGCCGAGCGGTTTCAACCAGGGCAACAGCCTGACGCTGAACCTCAATCGCTCCGACTTCACCACCGCCAAGCGTATCGTCGACAAGATCAACGACATGCTGGGCCCTGGCGTGGCCCAGGCCATCGACGGTGGTTCGGTTCGCGTCACCGCGCCGCTCGATCCGAGCCAGCGGGTCGACTACCTGTCGATCCTGGAAAACCTCGAAATCGATCCAGGCCAGGCGGTGGCGAAAGTCATCATCAACTCCCGTACCGGCACCATCGTGATCGGCCAGAACGTCAAGGTTTCCCCGGCGGCCGTCACTCACGGCAGCTTGACCGTGACCATCACCGAAGACCCGATCGTCAGCCAGCCCGGCCCTCTGTCCAATGGCACCACGGCGGTCGTGCCACGTTCGAAGGTCAATGCCCAGCAGGAAGCCAAGCCGATGTTCAAGTTCGGCCCGGGCACCACCCTCGACGAGATCGTGCGGGCGGTGAACCAGGTCGGCGCGGCACCGGGTGACTTGATGGCGATCCTCGAAGCGCTGAAACAGGCCGGCGCGCTGCAAGCCGACCTGATCGTGATCTGA
- a CDS encoding ketoacyl-ACP synthase III, producing MIGIKNIASYVPAAGIDNYAQGAKFDKDETFILGKIGSAFLPRMDADQETSDLCVEAANALFAASPELKRESIDCLIVVTQNGDEEGLPHTAAIVQDKLGLPTHVAAFDISLGCSGYVYGIYAIKGFMEAAGLKNGLLITADPYSKIVDPEDRNTTMLFGDAATATWMGENAVWQLGKSKFGTDGSGAPHLKVSDGVFFMNGRQVFNFALLKVPAHLHELLDESNLQAADIDAFCIHQGSAAIVDAVARRFEEGEPEKFVKDMLETGNTVSSSIPLLLQNHVFDSKWTRVAISGFGVGLSWGSAILYRG from the coding sequence ATGATTGGCATAAAAAATATAGCGAGTTACGTGCCGGCAGCCGGGATTGATAATTACGCCCAGGGTGCAAAGTTCGACAAGGACGAAACCTTTATTCTTGGCAAGATCGGTTCTGCGTTTTTGCCGCGCATGGATGCCGATCAGGAAACTTCCGACCTGTGTGTCGAAGCAGCCAATGCGCTGTTCGCCGCCAGCCCCGAACTCAAGCGCGAGTCCATCGATTGCTTGATCGTCGTCACCCAGAATGGTGATGAGGAAGGCTTGCCGCACACCGCCGCGATCGTTCAGGACAAGCTGGGCTTGCCGACCCATGTCGCCGCGTTCGATATTTCTCTGGGCTGTTCCGGTTATGTCTATGGCATCTATGCGATCAAAGGCTTCATGGAAGCGGCAGGGCTGAAAAACGGCCTGCTGATCACCGCTGACCCTTATTCCAAGATTGTCGATCCGGAAGACCGCAATACCACCATGCTGTTCGGCGATGCCGCTACCGCCACCTGGATGGGCGAGAATGCTGTCTGGCAGTTGGGCAAATCGAAGTTCGGCACCGACGGTTCCGGCGCACCGCACCTGAAGGTCAGCGACGGTGTGTTCTTCATGAACGGTCGCCAGGTGTTCAACTTTGCGCTGTTGAAAGTCCCTGCGCATTTGCATGAGCTGCTGGACGAGTCCAATTTGCAGGCAGCCGATATCGATGCCTTCTGCATTCACCAGGGCAGTGCGGCCATCGTTGATGCTGTAGCGCGCCGCTTCGAAGAAGGTGAGCCGGAGAAGTTTGTCAAGGATATGCTCGAGACCGGCAATACGGTCTCCTCGAGTATTCCACTGCTGCTGCAGAATCATGTTTTCGACTCCAAGTGGACCCGAGTTGCCATCAGCGGCTTTGGCGTGGGCCTCTCGTGGGGTTCGGCGATTCTTTATCGCGGTTGA
- a CDS encoding flagellar basal body rod protein FlgF, giving the protein MDKYLYVAMTGASQNALAQKAHANNLANISTNGFQKDLEQARSMPVFGDSFPARAFAMSERPATDFSPGSLVETGRDLDVAVQGSGWIAVQNPDGGESYVRTGSLNVDALGVLRAGNGMPVMGNGGPIAVPPEQQIEVGEDGTISIRAMGEGPRVMAEVDRIKLVNPDLKNMTKGLDGSIHTKDGAPAQADADVKLVSGFLESSNVNAVEEMTSVLALSKQFELHIKMMNTAKDDDQAMARVLQIS; this is encoded by the coding sequence GTGGACAAGTACCTTTATGTGGCAATGACCGGCGCCAGCCAGAATGCTCTGGCGCAAAAGGCTCATGCCAACAACCTCGCGAACATCTCCACCAATGGCTTCCAGAAAGACCTGGAGCAGGCCCGTTCGATGCCGGTGTTCGGTGACAGCTTTCCGGCGCGTGCGTTTGCCATGTCCGAACGCCCGGCCACCGATTTCTCCCCGGGCTCGCTGGTGGAAACCGGCCGCGACCTCGACGTTGCCGTGCAAGGCAGCGGCTGGATTGCCGTACAGAATCCCGATGGCGGTGAAAGCTACGTGCGCACCGGCAGCCTGAATGTTGATGCCCTGGGCGTGCTGCGCGCCGGCAACGGCATGCCGGTCATGGGCAATGGCGGGCCGATTGCCGTGCCGCCGGAGCAGCAGATCGAAGTCGGCGAGGACGGCACCATCAGCATCCGCGCGATGGGCGAAGGTCCCCGGGTGATGGCTGAAGTCGACCGCATCAAGCTGGTCAATCCGGACCTCAAGAACATGACCAAGGGCCTGGACGGTTCGATCCACACCAAGGACGGCGCGCCTGCGCAAGCTGATGCCGACGTCAAGCTGGTGTCGGGGTTTCTCGAGTCGAGCAACGTCAATGCCGTGGAAGAGATGACCTCGGTGCTGGCCTTGTCCAAGCAGTTCGAGCTGCACATCAAGATGATGAACACCGCCAAAGACGATGACCAGGCCATGGCTCGGGTCTTGCAGATCAGCTAA
- a CDS encoding flagellar hook-associated protein 3, giving the protein MRISTAQYYATSAANYSRNLNNVMKSAEQASSGVKLETASDDPVGAARLLQLEQQKAMLGQYTTNINALNTAQAQEESVLDSINTVLQKVSELAVRAGGASLNDDDRRSIGEEVGQAEEQLLNLMNSKDANGRYIFSGASSNTQPFLRNSDGTYSYQGDQTQLELKIGDSMSLGLNDTGWDVFQQAVNAARSSTTMTAPAVDDGRVALTQGLVSSGPAFDANFRNGQPYTLSFTSSTQFVITDAAGNDVTAEASGGGSFDPNNKDGSDINFRGVSFALDISFQASDNAANADAVIAGHSFQLAAKPDSFASTRAPGNTSTVQIGQASVTNAADYKSFFPEGGAVLKFTGPGTFELYSRPLTSSSTPVTSGAVVAGVATAAGVSFTLTGGTPPATPAAGDQFDIAVNTHQTQNVLDTVSQLRQALEIPTSGNPAAQRNLDSVIASSIANLSNAKNQVDLTRGAIGARGNVMDMQSDQIQSTGLINASSQSSIKDTDPAEVLTRLTMQQTMLQAAQLAFAKVSQLSLFNKL; this is encoded by the coding sequence ATGCGAATTTCTACTGCGCAGTATTACGCCACGTCGGCGGCCAACTATTCCCGCAATCTCAATAACGTGATGAAGAGTGCGGAGCAGGCCAGTAGCGGCGTCAAGCTTGAGACCGCGTCGGATGACCCTGTTGGTGCGGCCCGTTTGCTGCAACTTGAGCAGCAAAAAGCCATGCTGGGTCAGTACACCACTAACATCAATGCACTGAACACCGCTCAGGCGCAGGAAGAAAGTGTGCTGGACAGTATCAACACCGTGCTGCAAAAGGTCAGCGAGTTGGCGGTGCGTGCCGGCGGTGCGTCGTTGAATGACGATGATCGCAGATCCATTGGTGAGGAAGTCGGTCAGGCCGAAGAACAGTTGCTGAACTTGATGAACAGCAAAGATGCTAACGGTAGATACATCTTTTCCGGTGCCAGCAGCAACACACAGCCCTTTCTGCGCAACAGTGACGGTACCTACAGTTATCAAGGTGATCAGACTCAACTAGAGCTGAAAATCGGTGACTCGATGTCACTGGGCCTTAACGACACTGGTTGGGACGTTTTCCAGCAGGCGGTCAACGCCGCTCGCAGTTCGACCACCATGACCGCGCCGGCCGTAGATGACGGGCGCGTGGCCTTGACTCAGGGGCTGGTAAGTTCCGGCCCTGCGTTCGATGCCAACTTCCGCAACGGTCAGCCATACACACTTTCATTCACCAGCAGTACACAGTTTGTAATTACCGATGCCGCCGGTAACGATGTAACTGCCGAGGCGAGTGGTGGCGGGAGTTTCGATCCGAATAACAAGGATGGTTCCGACATCAATTTCCGCGGAGTGTCCTTTGCGCTGGATATCTCGTTCCAGGCAAGTGACAACGCTGCAAATGCGGATGCGGTCATCGCCGGTCATAGTTTCCAGTTGGCGGCAAAGCCAGACAGTTTCGCCAGCACGCGTGCTCCGGGTAACACTTCAACGGTACAGATTGGCCAGGCTTCAGTGACCAACGCTGCCGATTACAAGAGCTTTTTCCCTGAAGGCGGAGCGGTCCTGAAGTTCACGGGACCAGGGACCTTTGAGTTGTACTCCCGCCCGTTGACCAGTAGCAGCACACCGGTAACTTCGGGGGCAGTGGTCGCTGGCGTGGCGACAGCTGCCGGTGTCAGCTTTACCCTCACCGGAGGCACCCCCCCAGCTACCCCGGCAGCAGGCGATCAATTCGATATCGCAGTCAACACGCACCAGACACAGAACGTACTTGATACCGTCAGTCAGCTTCGGCAGGCACTTGAGATACCGACTTCAGGTAATCCAGCGGCACAGCGCAATCTGGACAGCGTGATTGCGTCTTCAATTGCCAACCTGAGCAATGCCAAAAACCAGGTTGACCTGACGCGCGGTGCAATCGGTGCTCGGGGTAATGTGATGGATATGCAGAGTGATCAGATTCAGAGTACAGGCCTGATCAATGCGTCTTCACAGTCTTCCATCAAAGATACCGACCCTGCGGAAGTGCTGACCCGGCTGACCATGCAGCAAACCATGCTGCAGGCCGCGCAATTGGCATTCGCCAAGGTTTCCCAGTTGAGCCTGTTCAACAAGCTTTAA
- the flgK gene encoding flagellar hook-associated protein FlgK, with amino-acid sequence MSLLNIGMSGLSASHASLVTTGNNISNVDTVGYSRQQTVQGSKGSIQNGNVFIGTGTTLADVRRVYNSYLDAQLQTTTSLNGDAQAYLGQATQVDKLLSDSGTGITKTLQSFFSSLQTLSGNSNDNASRQALLTNAQGLSSRFNAMSQQLKQQGSYINDQLGSMAEQVNKLASTVAAYNKKIGEVSSSGGTPNELLDQRNESIRQLNELVGTQVTQTEGRLDIYLGSGQPLVVGDTVNKLRVTADPADPTRSTVIMDRGSSSIDITGVLSGGQMGGLLRYRTEVLTPAVNNLGRIAMVVADQVNKQLGQGLDQNGNFGAALFNTINSATAISQRSIANANNNPASGNLNVTIKDASKLQASDYQVTVTASGYNVRRLSDNTDMGNFAFATPPAADPVIDGFSLSLNSGSVAVGDSFKVTPTRSGAADMTTVMTDAKTLATAAPLTSTKASGNAGTGAVSQPSLTTSLDIYDPVQRLEVQAAVKTAMPVRMLMTSATAYQVFDAKGNSIGTGNIVPGQNNDLNIAVPYTDAGGNAKTFNVGMTVSGSPASGDSFNIAMTAADSTDNRNAQALLGLQTKATVGATATSPGVSFTDAYGGLVSTVGSQAKQAQLDGTATDTILTGARNARDSVSGVDLDEEAGNLTKFQQYYTASSQIIKTAQEIFSTLINAL; translated from the coding sequence ATGAGTTTGCTCAATATCGGGATGTCGGGTTTGTCCGCCAGTCACGCTTCCTTGGTGACTACCGGTAATAACATTTCCAACGTCGATACCGTCGGCTATTCGCGTCAGCAAACTGTTCAGGGCAGCAAAGGCTCTATTCAGAATGGCAATGTGTTCATCGGCACCGGTACGACCCTGGCGGATGTGCGTCGGGTCTATAACAGCTACCTTGATGCGCAATTGCAGACCACGACTTCGCTCAATGGTGACGCGCAGGCTTATCTGGGGCAGGCCACGCAAGTGGACAAGCTGCTGTCCGACAGCGGCACCGGTATTACCAAGACACTGCAGTCGTTCTTTTCGTCGCTGCAAACGCTGTCCGGCAACTCCAACGACAACGCTTCTCGTCAGGCCTTGTTGACCAATGCCCAGGGCCTGAGCAGTCGCTTCAATGCCATGTCCCAGCAGTTGAAGCAGCAGGGTTCGTACATCAACGATCAACTGGGCTCGATGGCCGAACAGGTCAACAAACTGGCGTCGACCGTCGCGGCCTACAACAAGAAAATTGGTGAAGTCAGTAGTTCGGGGGGGACGCCCAACGAACTGCTGGACCAGCGTAACGAAAGCATCCGTCAGCTCAACGAACTGGTCGGTACACAGGTCACCCAAACCGAAGGCCGACTGGATATCTATCTGGGCAGCGGCCAACCGCTGGTTGTCGGCGACACGGTCAATAAACTGCGTGTGACGGCGGACCCGGCCGATCCGACTCGTTCAACGGTCATCATGGATCGTGGTAGTTCGTCGATCGATATCACGGGTGTGTTGAGCGGCGGTCAGATGGGCGGATTGCTGCGCTATCGAACAGAAGTGCTGACGCCCGCGGTCAACAACCTGGGGCGTATCGCCATGGTTGTGGCCGATCAGGTCAACAAACAGCTGGGGCAGGGGCTGGATCAGAACGGTAACTTCGGTGCCGCACTGTTCAACACCATCAATAGCGCGACGGCCATCAGCCAGCGCAGCATTGCCAATGCCAACAACAATCCAGCGTCCGGCAATCTGAATGTCACCATCAAAGATGCCAGCAAGTTGCAAGCCAGTGATTATCAGGTCACGGTCACGGCGTCGGGCTACAACGTGCGTCGACTGTCGGATAACACCGACATGGGCAACTTCGCGTTCGCCACGCCGCCTGCCGCTGACCCGGTGATCGATGGTTTCAGCCTGAGCCTGAACAGCGGTTCGGTGGCCGTCGGTGACTCCTTCAAGGTTACGCCGACCCGTAGCGGTGCCGCAGACATGACCACGGTCATGACCGACGCCAAGACCCTGGCGACCGCTGCTCCTCTGACGTCGACCAAGGCCTCGGGCAATGCCGGTACTGGCGCTGTCAGCCAGCCGAGCCTGACCACCTCCCTGGACATCTATGATCCGGTGCAGCGCCTGGAAGTGCAGGCCGCAGTCAAGACTGCAATGCCGGTTCGCATGCTGATGACCAGTGCCACGGCCTATCAAGTATTCGACGCCAAGGGCAATAGCATCGGCACCGGCAACATCGTGCCTGGCCAGAACAACGACCTGAATATCGCAGTGCCTTACACCGATGCCGGCGGCAACGCCAAAACCTTCAATGTGGGGATGACCGTCAGCGGCAGCCCGGCTTCGGGGGACAGCTTCAACATCGCCATGACCGCTGCTGACAGTACCGACAACCGCAATGCCCAGGCCTTGCTCGGGCTGCAAACCAAGGCGACGGTTGGTGCGACTGCCACCAGTCCGGGCGTGAGTTTTACTGATGCGTATGGTGGCCTGGTCTCGACGGTCGGTTCCCAGGCCAAGCAAGCTCAACTGGATGGCACCGCCACTGACACCATTTTGACCGGGGCGCGAAATGCGCGTGACTCTGTGTCCGGTGTCGATCTCGATGAGGAGGCTGGCAACCTGACCAAGTTCCAGCAGTACTACACGGCCTCTTCGCAGATCATCAAGACTGCGCAGGAAATTTTCAGCACTCTGATCAATGCCCTTTAA
- the flgG gene encoding flagellar basal-body rod protein FlgG — protein sequence MLPALWVAKTGLSAQDTNLTTISNNLANVSTTGFKRDRAEFQDLLYQIKRQPGAQSTQDSELPSGLQLGTGVRIVGTQKNFTAGSLQTTEQPLDMAIDGRGFFQILQPDGTTSYTRDGTFHLDSNGQIVNASGFALEPAVVIPNDAQTFTVGRDGTVSITVAGNPAAQVIGNLQTADFINPAGLQAVGNNLFLETAASGAPQVGTPGLNGFGTMLQNTLETSNVSTVEEMVNMITTQRAYEMNSKVISTADQMLSFVTQNL from the coding sequence ATGCTTCCGGCTCTATGGGTTGCCAAAACAGGTCTGTCCGCCCAGGACACCAACCTGACCACCATTTCCAACAACCTGGCCAACGTGTCGACCACGGGTTTCAAACGTGACCGCGCCGAGTTCCAGGACCTGCTCTACCAGATCAAGCGTCAGCCAGGCGCCCAGTCGACCCAGGACAGCGAACTGCCGTCGGGTCTGCAACTGGGTACCGGTGTGCGCATCGTCGGCACCCAGAAAAACTTCACCGCCGGCAGCTTGCAAACCACCGAGCAGCCGCTGGACATGGCCATCGACGGTCGTGGTTTCTTCCAGATCCTGCAACCGGACGGCACCACCTCCTACACCCGTGACGGTACTTTCCACCTGGACTCCAACGGCCAGATCGTCAACGCCAGTGGCTTTGCCCTGGAGCCGGCGGTTGTCATTCCGAACGACGCACAGACCTTCACGGTCGGCCGCGACGGCACCGTGTCCATCACCGTTGCCGGCAACCCGGCTGCCCAGGTGATCGGCAACCTGCAAACCGCCGACTTCATCAATCCGGCCGGCCTGCAGGCAGTGGGCAACAACCTGTTCCTGGAAACCGCCGCCAGTGGCGCGCCGCAAGTCGGCACCCCGGGCCTGAACGGTTTCGGCACCATGCTGCAGAACACCCTGGAAACGTCCAACGTCAGCACCGTTGAGGAGATGGTCAACATGATCACCACCCAGCGCGCCTACGAGATGAACTCCAAGGTGATCTCCACCGCCGACCAGATGCTCTCGTTCGTAACGCAGAATCTGTAA
- the flgH gene encoding flagellar basal body L-ring protein FlgH → MNRYVSVLALSGIVALAGCVPSTPKPNDPYYAPVLPRTPLPAAANNGSIYQAGFEQNLYSDRKAFRIGDIITITLNERTQASKNANSQVAKNSKTGIGLTSLFGGSATTNNPFGDGDLSLSASYEGDRATKGDSKAAQGNTLTGSITVTVADVLPNGIIAVRGEKWMTLNTGDELVRIAGLVRADDIATDNTVSSTRVADARITYSGTGSFADASQPGWFDRFFLSPLFPF, encoded by the coding sequence ATGAATCGCTATGTATCTGTTCTGGCACTGAGTGGGATCGTCGCGCTCGCAGGTTGCGTGCCTTCGACGCCCAAGCCCAATGACCCTTACTACGCTCCGGTGTTGCCGCGTACGCCGTTGCCGGCGGCCGCGAACAACGGCTCGATCTATCAGGCCGGTTTCGAACAGAACCTCTATAGCGACCGCAAGGCGTTCCGGATCGGTGACATCATCACCATCACCCTGAACGAAAGGACCCAGGCGAGTAAAAACGCCAACTCGCAGGTGGCCAAGAACAGCAAGACCGGCATCGGCCTGACCTCGCTGTTCGGCGGCAGTGCCACCACCAACAACCCGTTCGGTGATGGCGACCTGAGCCTGAGCGCCAGCTACGAAGGCGACCGCGCCACCAAGGGCGACAGTAAGGCGGCCCAAGGCAACACACTGACCGGCTCGATCACCGTGACCGTCGCCGATGTGTTGCCCAACGGCATCATCGCGGTGCGCGGCGAGAAGTGGATGACCCTCAATACCGGCGACGAGCTGGTACGGATTGCCGGCCTGGTTCGCGCCGATGACATCGCCACCGACAACACCGTGTCGTCGACCCGTGTGGCCGATGCGCGCATCACCTACTCGGGCACCGGTTCGTTTGCCGATGCGAGTCAGCCAGGCTGGTTCGACCGTTTCTTCCTCAGCCCGCTGTTCCCTTTCTAG
- a CDS encoding flagellin: MALTVNTNIASITTQGNLNKAGGALATSMQRLSSGLRINSAKDDAAGLQIANRLTSQINGLGQAVKNVNDGISIAQTAEGAMQASTDILQKMRTLALSSATGSLSADDRKSNNDEYQALTSELTRISQTTTFGGQKLLDGSYGTKAIQVGANANETINISLENVAANKIGSQQIKSSAVTPAALGLAAGDITVTGNGQTKSVSYLAGASAKDIAAQLNGAVGGLTATASTEVKFSVAAAAATTPANFSLAVGNGSAVKFVGVTDTASLADQLKSNSAKLGISVNYDEVNGTLEVKSDSGENLVFSGTDAGAQAAIGVDVKDGAGAYAGTSTPILDTMVVTGQISLDSAKGYSLGAGAADGVTQLFGAATVSSTKTAISDTDVTDATNAQNALAVIDKAIGTIDGVRSGLGATQNRLTTTADNLQNIQKNSTAARSTVQDVDFAAETAELTKQQTLQSASTAILSQANQLPSAVLKLLQ; encoded by the coding sequence ATGGCTTTAACCGTAAACACCAACATTGCGTCGATCACTACCCAGGGCAACCTGAACAAAGCTGGCGGCGCCCTGGCTACCTCCATGCAGCGCCTGTCTTCCGGCCTGCGTATCAACAGCGCTAAAGACGACGCTGCCGGCCTGCAAATCGCTAACCGCCTGACCAGCCAAATCAACGGTCTGGGCCAAGCTGTCAAGAACGTGAACGACGGTATCTCCATCGCTCAAACCGCTGAAGGCGCAATGCAGGCTTCGACCGACATCCTGCAGAAAATGCGTACCCTGGCCCTGTCCTCGGCTACCGGCTCCCTGAGCGCCGACGACCGTAAGTCGAACAACGACGAATACCAGGCTCTGACTTCGGAACTGACCCGTATTTCGCAAACCACTACTTTCGGCGGCCAGAAACTGCTGGACGGTTCGTACGGTACCAAGGCTATTCAAGTTGGTGCGAACGCCAACGAAACCATCAACATCAGCCTGGAAAACGTAGCGGCCAACAAGATTGGTTCGCAGCAAATCAAGAGCTCTGCGGTAACTCCAGCTGCTTTGGGTCTTGCTGCCGGTGACATCACCGTTACTGGTAACGGCCAGACCAAAAGTGTTTCTTACCTTGCTGGCGCCTCTGCCAAAGACATCGCTGCCCAGTTGAACGGTGCAGTGGGTGGCCTGACTGCCACTGCGAGCACTGAGGTTAAATTCTCTGTCGCTGCTGCAGCAGCAACCACTCCGGCAAACTTCTCCCTGGCTGTGGGCAACGGTAGCGCCGTCAAGTTTGTCGGCGTGACAGACACCGCCAGCCTGGCCGATCAGTTGAAGTCCAACTCCGCCAAGCTGGGCATCAGCGTCAACTATGACGAAGTCAACGGCACTCTGGAAGTGAAGTCCGACTCGGGCGAAAACCTGGTGTTCTCGGGTACCGATGCTGGTGCACAGGCCGCAATTGGTGTTGATGTTAAAGATGGTGCTGGTGCCTATGCCGGTACCTCTACTCCAATCCTCGACACAATGGTTGTAACCGGTCAGATCTCTCTGGATTCCGCCAAAGGTTACTCCCTGGGTGCTGGTGCTGCGGACGGTGTTACTCAACTGTTCGGTGCTGCAACTGTGTCGTCGACCAAAACCGCTATTTCCGACACCGACGTCACCGACGCTACCAACGCGCAAAACGCTCTGGCAGTTATCGACAAGGCTATCGGCACCATCGACGGCGTTCGCTCGGGTCTGGGTGCTACCCAAAACCGTCTGACCACCACAGCCGACAACCTGCAGAACATCCAGAAGAACTCCACCGCTGCTCGTTCGACCGTGCAGGACGTGGACTTCGCTGCTGAAACTGCAGAGCTGACCAAGCAACAAACTCTGCAATCGGCTTCGACTGCCATCCTGTCGCAAGCTAACCAACTGCCATCCGCTGTGCTGAAGCTGCTTCAGTAA